One segment of Anastrepha obliqua isolate idAnaObli1 chromosome 3, idAnaObli1_1.0, whole genome shotgun sequence DNA contains the following:
- the LOC129241654 gene encoding dual specificity protein kinase splB produces MKMDNLTPKKHNTQSTTPLKSTPVTSMSTPKTTPPSPHHVDNKLSAESSTTDSKTPKVKSTCDLKTTRRFLSCIGKHLGCSFLQQNPRHLPQKQLHSYVYNSQDDLPSSSTDSFSLSYERGSRIGFHLTGSNIDLSYSGADNLVQESKNQKQRNHHQQQSQHASRYTLSSSAYSGLSYSPAFCPFDVDCLGDAYNGDGDDEADVCSSFKMYRQHHSSDVNVAHSFSSGQNSDTNSSDEDDENSNHNERCEQQQKRKCTREHHQQHHGQQKQSSSHRRLHLSRMSIASSVTRMLSHFISSPSMRSLSCSSTPLRCFKDVKPKETDDVVNLNDKNKKHSLPEMLSSSSSRSSGNSSSGDGNASASSNSSSSSKNNNNRNGSSSSKKKEKKQQSILRPPVHYVYMKGMSGLYSRVPRYTVCSPYAMH; encoded by the coding sequence ATGAAAATGGATAACTTAACGCCGAAAAAACACAACACACAATCAACAACTCCTCTCAAATCTACACCCGTTACATCAATGTCTACCCCAAAAACCACTCCCCCATCGCCACACCACGTCGATAACAAACTCTCAGCGGAGTCTTCGACGACCGACAGCAAAACACCTAAAGTCAAATCAACATGCGATCTTAAGACAACACGCAGATTTTTGAGTTGCATAGGCAAGCACTTGGGTTGTTCCTTCTTGCAACAAAATCCGCGTCATCTCCCACAAAAGCAACTTCATTCGTATGTGTACAACAGTCAAGATGATTTACCCAGCTCTTCGACAGATTCATTCTCACTGAGCTATGAGCGTGGCTCCCGCATAGGATTTCACCTCACCGGTTCAAATATTGATCTGAGTTACAGTGGCGCTGATAATCTGGTACAAGAgtcgaaaaaccaaaaacagcgAAATCATCATCAACAGCAATCGCAGCATGCCTCGCGTTACACCCTCTCCTCCTCAGCGTACAGTGGTTTATCATATTCGCCTGCTTTCTGTCCATTCGACGTTGATTGTTTGGGGGATGCCTACAAcggtgatggtgatgatgaagCGGATGTATGTTCTTCGTTCAAAATGTACCGCCAGCATCATTCGTCCGATGTCAATGTGGCGCATAGTTTCAGCTCCGGCCAAAATAGCGATACGAATAGCAGCGATGAGGATGATGAGAATTCAAATCACAATGAACGTtgtgagcaacaacaaaagcgcaAATGTACGCGTGAACATCACCAGCAACATCACGGTCAGCAAAAGCAGTCCAGTTCACATAGGCGTCTGCATCTTAGCCGCATGTCTATTGCTTCGTCGGTGACACGTATGTTGAGCCATTTCATCAGCAGCCCGTCGATGAGGTCGTTGTCGTGCAGCAGCACACCGCTACGCTGTTTCAAGGATGTCAAACCGAAGGAAACCGATGACGTAGTAAATTTGAATGACAAAAATAAGAAGCACAGTTTGCCAGAAATGTTATCCTCCTCGTCAAGTCGCAGCAGTGGAAATAGCAGCAGCGGCGACGGTAATGCCAGTGCTAGCAGCAATTCCTCCAGCAGtagcaaaaataacaataatcgcaacggcagcagcagcagcaaaaagaaggagaagaagcaGCAGAGCATACTGCGACCACCTGTGCATTATGTCTACATGAAGGGCATGTCCGGTTTGTACTCGCGTGTGCCGCGCTACACTGTCTGTTCACCCTATGCAATGCATTAG